One segment of Haliotis asinina isolate JCU_RB_2024 chromosome 12, JCU_Hal_asi_v2, whole genome shotgun sequence DNA contains the following:
- the LOC137258560 gene encoding uncharacterized protein isoform X1, translating into MSYDVSVKPFNDLCSTTIGCWTPIVGLTATVCVSRSVALASVVMVAIIVVIYGVAWRSLTIFNLASSSLPSAGDKQIIIYRCLKRQLCGGYADRQKGIVASYVISVMTGRGFGIELNKPCELSNFLHPNEVNWTVSPEIHGFKSDTCSKLDSGAHYMRVKLSTDDVSKIFPENITYLTFNTDFVQYLKQNAKYRNNLGWMVNASLSEIYAKSWRTLFCLKDDLQKDLDKFLSLVPRNYSLICAQIRMGKNPSIPKDSETRNDPESINTIWEFLHHYNDTSKYKIFVSTDSENMWNESFRLFPNNSVTIPGVIAHVDKSPRCEGFRKVILDQEALSHCDTLLITNSGVGRIAAFLRQREDNLYCFMNRKLTKCNYTSPEFMPKNW; encoded by the exons ATGTCTTACGATGTTTCTGTCAAGCCATTCAATGATCTCTGCTCTACGACAATTGGATGTTGGACACCGATTGTCGGACTCACGGCAACTGTG TGCGTGTCCCGCAGCGTCGCTCTCGCGAGTGTCGTCATGGTTGCCATCATCGTTGTCATTTACGGCGTGGCGTGGAGGAGTCTCACAATTTTCAACCTTGCATCAAGTAGTCTTCCATCGGCGGGGGATAAACAGATTATaatttacagatgtttgaaaCGCCAACTCTGCGGTGGATATGCAGATCGCCAGAAAGGCATCGTTGCTAGTTACGTCATATCCGTAATGACGGGTCGAGGGTTtggcattgagctgaacaaACCTTGTGAGTTGTCAAACTTTCTCCACCCGAATGAAGTGAACTGGACAGTCAGTCCGGAGATACACGGATTCAAATCTGACACGTGTTCAAAGCTCGACAGTGGGGCACATTATATGCGTGTGAAACTATCAACTGATGATGTCAGCAAAATCTTCCCAGAAAACATAACTTACCTCACTTTTAATACAGATTTTGTCCAATATCTGAAACAGAATGCCAAATACAGAAATAATCTAGGGTGGATGGTGAATGCATCTCTGAGTGAAATCTATGCCAAATCGTGGAGGacgttgttttgtttaaaggatGATTTGCAAAAGGATCTGGATAAATTCCTATCTCTCGTTCCAAGGAACTACTCGCTTATTTGTGCCCAAATTCGTATGGGTAAGAATCCAAGTATTCCCAAAGACAGTGAGACAAGAAACGATCCTGAAAGCATTAACACGATATGGGAGTTTCTTCATCATTATAACGATAcgtcaaaatataaaatatttgtgtCAACAGATTCAGAAAATATGTGGAATGAAAGCTTTCGGCTTTTCCCAAATAATTCTGTGACAATTCCGGGTGTTATTGCGCATGTGGACAAGTCACCTCGGTGTGAAGGCTTCCGAAAGGTGATACTGGATCAGGAAGCGCTGAGTCATTGTGACACCCTATTGATCACCAACAGTGGTGTGGGCAGGATAGCAGCCTTTCTTAGACAACGAGAAGATAATCTATATTGTTTCATGAATCGAAAACTTACTAAATGTAATTATACCTCTCCAGAATTCATGCCCAAGAACTGGTAG
- the LOC137258560 gene encoding uncharacterized protein isoform X2: MNGARLEGAKVSRRKCVSRSVALASVVMVAIIVVIYGVAWRSLTIFNLASSSLPSAGDKQIIIYRCLKRQLCGGYADRQKGIVASYVISVMTGRGFGIELNKPCELSNFLHPNEVNWTVSPEIHGFKSDTCSKLDSGAHYMRVKLSTDDVSKIFPENITYLTFNTDFVQYLKQNAKYRNNLGWMVNASLSEIYAKSWRTLFCLKDDLQKDLDKFLSLVPRNYSLICAQIRMGKNPSIPKDSETRNDPESINTIWEFLHHYNDTSKYKIFVSTDSENMWNESFRLFPNNSVTIPGVIAHVDKSPRCEGFRKVILDQEALSHCDTLLITNSGVGRIAAFLRQREDNLYCFMNRKLTKCNYTSPEFMPKNW, encoded by the exons ATGAATGGAGCCAGGTTGGAAGGAGCGAAGGTGTCGAGGAGAAAG TGCGTGTCCCGCAGCGTCGCTCTCGCGAGTGTCGTCATGGTTGCCATCATCGTTGTCATTTACGGCGTGGCGTGGAGGAGTCTCACAATTTTCAACCTTGCATCAAGTAGTCTTCCATCGGCGGGGGATAAACAGATTATaatttacagatgtttgaaaCGCCAACTCTGCGGTGGATATGCAGATCGCCAGAAAGGCATCGTTGCTAGTTACGTCATATCCGTAATGACGGGTCGAGGGTTtggcattgagctgaacaaACCTTGTGAGTTGTCAAACTTTCTCCACCCGAATGAAGTGAACTGGACAGTCAGTCCGGAGATACACGGATTCAAATCTGACACGTGTTCAAAGCTCGACAGTGGGGCACATTATATGCGTGTGAAACTATCAACTGATGATGTCAGCAAAATCTTCCCAGAAAACATAACTTACCTCACTTTTAATACAGATTTTGTCCAATATCTGAAACAGAATGCCAAATACAGAAATAATCTAGGGTGGATGGTGAATGCATCTCTGAGTGAAATCTATGCCAAATCGTGGAGGacgttgttttgtttaaaggatGATTTGCAAAAGGATCTGGATAAATTCCTATCTCTCGTTCCAAGGAACTACTCGCTTATTTGTGCCCAAATTCGTATGGGTAAGAATCCAAGTATTCCCAAAGACAGTGAGACAAGAAACGATCCTGAAAGCATTAACACGATATGGGAGTTTCTTCATCATTATAACGATAcgtcaaaatataaaatatttgtgtCAACAGATTCAGAAAATATGTGGAATGAAAGCTTTCGGCTTTTCCCAAATAATTCTGTGACAATTCCGGGTGTTATTGCGCATGTGGACAAGTCACCTCGGTGTGAAGGCTTCCGAAAGGTGATACTGGATCAGGAAGCGCTGAGTCATTGTGACACCCTATTGATCACCAACAGTGGTGTGGGCAGGATAGCAGCCTTTCTTAGACAACGAGAAGATAATCTATATTGTTTCATGAATCGAAAACTTACTAAATGTAATTATACCTCTCCAGAATTCATGCCCAAGAACTGGTAG